From the Paenibacillus sp. R14(2021) genome, the window CAGGACGCGGCTGCTTGCGCCGATAGGCAGAAGAGCCGGGCTGCGCATTTCAATATCGAGCGTATCTCCAACGAGTACCGGCGGTTGCTGCTCGAAGTGTAAGGAGATCGAACCGCCGAATGAGTAAGGAGATGACCGCACATGGGGTATTATTCAATCCCGATCGCGCTGCTGATCGGGGGCATCATCAGCATCGTCGAAACGTGCCGGAAGCGCAAGCACGGACCGGTCGACTTTTTGCTTGGTTTTCATATCATTTATTTTTTGTCTTTTTGTGTTTCTCCGATCTTCTTGATCTCGTTCGATATTCAGAGTTTGCCCAACTGGGCATGGCTCGGCAAATACGACTTCGACTCGGGCGTCTACTTTTGGGCGTCGCTGCTCAGTCTTGGCTGCTATTTTTGCGTGTTGTTCGGCTATGGTTTCACGCAAAAGCTGTCCTTAAAGCGCGAGTCGCGCGCAATGAAACCGGCCGCGAAACTGACGTTTAAACTTCCGGATAAGCAGTTGTTCCTGATTGCGGCGATGACCGGCGCCGTGGGCACGTTCAGCTTTCTCGTCTATACGCAGTCCATCGGCGGTTTCGGGAGTCTGTTCCAAAACGCCATCCTGCTTAGGGGGGGAGGGAACGTCTTCAACTCGCCATTTGCGTTCCTGAAGAACGTTAGTCCCTTCCTGCTCATCGCCTCGTATATGTTCTACGCGTTGATGAAACAAGGCAGAAGCGTATCGATCCGCCGCGTGGCTGCCTTGTGTTTCGCGGCTATGTTCGTCTTATCGATGATGCTGTTGTTTCATAAAGCCGGCCGGATGGGCTTGATCTCCTATCTGATTACATTCCCGGTCGCGCAAATGCTCTACAAAGGGAAGATCAAGATTCGGACAATCGTCGGCTTCGGGGCCTTTTTTATTCTCATGGTGCTGTTCGGCAAGCAGTTGTTCAACTATTTCCTCTATCCGGAGGGACTGACGCAACGCGTATCGACGGTTTCCGAGAATACGACGAACGTGTTCGCAATGGTTTTCGCGGAGTTTGCTTTCCCGATCGCATCGCTTGCGAACGTTATCTCCGTCTATCCCGAACTAGCGGGCTTCCATTGGTTCAGCGACATCGCGTACAGCTGGATGTACCTGATGCCAGACAACTTGTTTCCGATGAAGCTGCCCGAAACGATCTCGTTTATCAACACGCAACAGTTCGGCGCTTCCGGTACGGTTCCGATCGACCTGGTATCGTTCGGGTTCCTCAGCATGGGCATTGCCGGGGTCATGGTTGCCGGGACGGCCTTCGGCGCAGTGTTGGCTTTGTTCGACCGGTTGTTCAGCGACATGAAGGAAATGATCAGCATCGTATTCCGGGTTGCCTGGATCAACTTCTTCGCGTTCAGGGTGATGTACGCGGATCCTGAAATGGCGTTCTCCGCCTCATTCACGCTGATGGCGGGTACGCTGGCCATCCTTTACGGCGTTCATTCCTATCAGAAGAAAACAAACAAGGGGCGGGTGAAGTCAGATGCAAGCCGACAAAATAAAGCTGTTCAAGGTCATATCCGGACTGCATACCGGAGGGGCGGAAATGATGCTCTTCCAGACGGCAACGAGCTTAAGCCGGGAACGGTTTGAAACGGTTGTCATTTCGCTCCAGAAAGGGGGCCAACTCGCCGCGAGACTGCGGGACAACGGAATTAAAGTCATCGAGATCGGTATCGAAGGCCAGCTGTCATGGGTGAAACTATTCTCGCTTTTCCGGCTGATGAGGAAGGAAAAGCCGCACATCGTGCATGCTTATATGTTCCATGCCGATTTCTCCAGCCGCATCTTCGGAAGATTGGCTCGCGTTCCGATCATCATCTCGTCCATCCGAAACGAAAATATCGGCGGACGTTTGCGGGAACGGCTGCTTGGCGTAACCAAGCACATGGCAGATTGCGTAACGGCGGTTTGCAAAGCGGCGGGTGAGCGACAGGTCAAACAGGGGGCTGTTTCGAAACAGCAGCTGCAGATTTTGTACAATGGCGTCGAAATGGGCAGATTCGCGCCGCCGCCTTCGGAGACGCTGTCGCACCTCCGCGGAGAGCTAGGCATTCCGGCACGGCATTTCGTTTACATAACAGTGGGGAGAATGGTCGAACAGAAAAACCATCTAGGCTTGCTGGAAAGCTTCGCGAGCGTCGTGCGGGACTATCCCGACAGCACGCTCGTGATCGCAGGCGACGGCAAGCTCAGACCCCGAATCGAAGCTCGGGTCACCGAGCTGGGACTTCAAGGGCATGTCCGATGCTTGGGTGTTCGTCAAGATATACCGCAGTTGTTGCACATGTCAGACGCTTTCGTGCTTTCCTCGAATTGGGAGGGGTTTCCGAACGTGGTTCTGGAAGCGATGGCTTCCGGCAAGCCGGTCGTGGCGACACAAACAGGTGGCGTCGCCGAGCTCGTCGATGACGGGGAGACGGGGTACGTGGTAGCGCCGGACAATCCTGCGGCAATGACAGCGGGGCTGCTGAAATTGGCCGCGCTTAGTTCGCTGGACCGCAGTCAGATGGGGAACCGCGCATTGGTTACGGTCAAGGAAAGATTCACCCTGGAGCGCACGTTGGAGCAAACCGTAGAACTGTATGATTCGTTATTGAGGCGCAAAGGAGTATTGATAAACCTTGGGGAAGCGCGAACTGGATGAAAGCCCGAAACGGATGAACAGAAGAGCTTTTCTAGCTGCGACCGGCTCGCTGGTAGCCGGTTACTTGCTCGCGAACGCTACCGGCGTTAAATGGCTGAACCGAATGTTCGGTACTTCGGCCGAGGAGAGCTCGGCGCTGGCTCCCGTACCGACGGAGCCGATGGCAAGAGCCATTCCCGCCGCAGAGGTGGCCGACTGGATTAATGTCAAAAACTACGGAGCCGAGGGAGACAACAAAAAAGACGACACGAATGCGATCAAAGCCGCGATTCAAGCCGCTTCGAAACGAAAGGGGGCCGTCTATTTTCCGGAAGGCACCTATGTGGTGACACAAACATTGAAAATTTCGAGTCCGCTTTCATTGATCGGCGCGGGCATGAACGCTTCGATCATTCGTATGAAGGCCGTCAACGTCGACGGCATTCTGGTAACCGAAACGTCCGATGTCTTTATTTCCCAGCTCCAAGTTCGGGACGTCAAAAATACGAAAGGCGGAGAAAATACGGGCATCCATCTTCGCGATGCCAAGAATGCCGTCGTCGAGCATTGCCGCATTTATAATAGCGATGATTCTGGCATTCGGGTCGGATACGGTCGGAATTCGGTGTCCAAGGGCTGTAAGCTGCTCTACTGCGATGTGGAGAAGACGAATCGCGGATCTGGAATTGAAGTGATTAGGGCGGCGGATACCTTAGTCCAAGGCTGCTCGGTTAGAGATAGCTTCCAGCACGGCATCCGCTTATGCGGCGCGTCCGGCCCGGTGGTCGTTGCCAACCGAACGTATGCCAGCAAATTTTCGGAGATTTCGATTCAAGGCTTCGGTGCCAACGAGGTTGTCACTCACCCGGTTACGAACTTCATGGTCAATAATAATTACTGCCGCGGGGACGGCAAGAATTCGGGGTTGACCGTGTTTAACTCGGCGGAGAACGGGACCGTATCGGACAATGTTTTCGATAACAACCTCATTGGACTGAAAATTTACGATTCGAACGGCTATGGCAACCGGGATATCGTCTTTCTCGGCAACACCGTGACGAACAACGGTACGGGCGTCTACATTCGCGGAAGCGAGCGGAGGCTTGCGTTCCGGCAAAATACGATTTCCGATTTTCAAAAAAGCCCGGATTCGACGCAGTATGCTTACGCGTTCCAGATCGAAGGTTACGGCAAAACGCTGGATTTAACGATCGAGAACAACGACATCACGAACAAACTGGACGCAAACGGCAGGTTTCAGGTAGCGATCGGCATGACGAAGCTTGCGGACAAAGCACGCGTGTTTTTTCGAAACAATACGATGCGGCTAAGCCGCTCGCAAGATGACCGGTACTTCCTGTTCGACGGAAGCGGGACGTTCTCGAATCAAATGAACGGAACCGATACGAATACGCTACTACCTTACGAATGACGTTACGGCTTCATGATCGTGTTCGTTTCGAGCGTACCGAGCTTCGTGAAGACGACGCCATTGTGATCGTCAATGATGATCGGTCCGTCCTTTGGGGGGGTTCCGATTCCTATCGAATTGTATTTGAAGTAAATGCTGCTGTCGTCCGTCAGGTTCTTAAACCGGGCTGCCGCTTGATTCTTGGAGCCATCGGCCAGTGTGCCCGTAACGACGTTGTTTTCCATTACGATGTCCGCGATTTTCTTGTTCTTGGCGTCGACGAAAAAGCCGTATGAAGTCGGAGACGCGATCGTGTCCGTCACCATGTTCGACAGCACGTTACCGCGGAAGACCAGGTTCGAATTTCTGCCCCGGATATCGACGCCGGTCTCGCAGTTGATGATCCGGTTGTCAGTGAACTGGGTATCGGAGTTGCCGTTATCGTCGGGGTCGTAGACGTAAATGCCGCGAATGTTGTTCTGGATCAGGTTGCCGTTCACCAAGCAGTCGCGCACCGAGTTGAATACGGTAATGCCGTTCGCTTGGCCGCCGCCGGCGCATTGGTTGCCCTGCACGACGCAGTCTTCCGTCAGCTTGGTGACATTGCCTTTGCCGTCGCTGAAGCTTTGCAGCGAAATATCGCTGAAGCCGTTGTTGGAGAGGATGTTGCCGATCGCCGTGGCGCGTAAGGCACCGTCGAGCCGGATGCCGTGCTGGAAGCTGTTGTTGACGCGATTGCCCATAATGATCGTGTCGTCGGCTTTGATGATTTCGATGCCTGAACCGCCCGTTGTATTCTCGATGTCGTTGAACAACACTCTGCAGGAGGTGCTAACGCCTTTATCGTTATAGCCTACTCGAATGCTCGTGTCGTCCGAGTTCTGAAAGCGGCAGTGTTCGATCGTCGCGTTGGTCGCATTGCTCAGAATGATGGCATGGCTCTCGGCGTCGCCGGGATTGACGATGTCGCGCACCTGCAGCGAGGTAACGGTTACATTCGCGGCATTCGTGATCTTGATCCCGTCTTTCGCTTGCGCCTTCATGCTGATGACGGTCGCGATTTTTCCGTCGCCCATCAGCGTTAGCGGGTTGTTGATGCGAATAGAATCGGTAATCGCGTACGTACCTGCCGGCATGTATACGACGGCGTTCGTGCCGTTGTCGATGGCTTTTTGGATGGCTTTGATGTCATCCGTGACGCCATCGCCGACAGCGCCGTAATCTTTGACATTGACCCAAGAAACAGTGCTCATGCTTATGACCTCCAGTAATAATAGAGTAATAGTCTTACTTGATACAATATGTAAACAACCAAGTATTGGTATGGATAGATATACATTTGGAGCGGAGGGGAAATATGAAAGTCATCGTTACCGGCGCTGCCGGATTTATCGGATTCCATGTCTCCAAGCGGCTGCTTGACGAAGGGCATGAGGTGGTAGGCTTCGATAATCTGAATGCCTATTATGACGTAAAGCTGAAGTTAGCAAGACTTTCAATGCTAGAAACGTACGAGAAATTCCGTTTCGTTGAAGGCCAGCTTGAAGATGCCGTGGCCGTATTAAAACTCTTTAGGTTCGAAGAGTTCGAACGGGTGATTCATTTGGCGGCACAAGCCGGCGTCCGCTACAGTTTGGAGAATCCGCATGCTTACGTGCAGTCGAATCTCGCGGGATTCACTTCCGTACTCGAAGGCTGCCGCCAAACGGAAGTGCCCCACTTGCTCTATGCTTCCTCAAGCTCGGTGTACGGGGCGAATGTGAAGATGCCGTTCTCGGAATCCGACGCCGTCGACCATCCCGTCAGTCTCTACGCGGCAACGAAGAAAGCGAATGAATTGATGGCTCATACTTACAGCCATCTGTATAACTTGCCGACGACGGGACTGCGGTTCTTTACCGTTTACGGCCCTTGGGGACGGCCGGATATGGCGTATTACTCGTTCACGGAGAAGATAGTTCGCGGCGAACCGATCAAATTGTTTAACCATGGACGCATGCGCCGCGACTTTACGTATATAGACGACATCGTGGAAGGCATCGTCAGGCTGATGGACCAGCCAGCATCGCCGGATGACTCGTGGCGTCCGGAATTTCCTAACTCTTCGAGCAGCTACGCCCCGTACAAGGTTTACAATATCGGCAACAACCAGCCAGTCGAGTTGCTCCGTTTCGTCGAAACGCTAGAGAACTTGCTGGGCGTGGACGCGATGAAAGAGCTGCTTCCGATGCAGGACGGCGACGTCGTTGAAACGTTCGCCGATACGAGGGCGATCGAGCAGGCCGTGGGGTTCAAGCCCGTTACATCCATTGAGGAGGGGCTCGGGAGATTCATCTCGTGGTATCGGACGTATAATGCTGATTTAGTTCTGGGAGGGGTATGATATGAAAGTAGGGCATGTTTGCACAACCGCGCTCAGTCATAAGATCATGGTTGATAAGTTGGCGTTGATGCAGGCAATGGGTTATAACATTCATCTCATATCCGACAAGGAAGGCTATAATCCCGAACTGCTGAAAGGCAAGAACCTGGAGGTTCGCTTCCTGCACATGAAACGGGAAATCGCTCCGATCGCCGATCTGCTCTCCATAATCCGGTACGCGATGCTGTTCAGGCGGGAGCGTTACGACATCATACATACCCATAACGCAAAGGCCGGCGTCGTCGGGCGCATTGCGGGATGGCTCAGCCGGACGCCAGTGGTCGTCCATACGACGCACGGCCTTCCGTTCTTCGAGGGGCAGAGCGCCAAGAAAAACAAGCTGTACAGATGGATGGAACGCGTGGGAGCGCTGTTTTGCCATGCGATCGCTTCGCAAAATTTCGAGGACATCGATAAAGTGAAGGCGATCGCCAGACGAAAAAATGTGTATTACGAAGGAAACGGCGTGGACCTGGAAGCGCTGGACCAACATCGCCAAACGATCACGCTATCTCGTCTTCAAGCGCTGCGAGACCAATGGGGAATCAAGCCGTCCGTTCCGGTCATGCTAGTGGGGGCACGATTCGAGAAGGTCAAGAACCACGATTTGCTTCTTGACGGGCTGCATCGCTTGAAGCAGGCTGGCGAATCGTTCGTGTGCCTGCTTGCCGGCAGGGGCGAGTTGGAGCAGAGCGTCAGAGAAAAAATAAAGGCTTACAGCTTGGAAGAACAGGTCATCATTATCGGTCATCAATTGGACATTTATGCTTATATCGAGCTTTGCGACATCGTGGTGCTGACCTCTGAGAAGGAAGGCATTCCGCGAATTCTGATGGAAGCGATGGCCTACGGCAAACCGGTCGTGGCGACGGACGTGCTCGGAACGCGCGAGCTGGTCAAGCACGAGGTGACGGGGCTGTTGACGCCTTATCCGGACGGGGGCACAATTGCTCAGTCCCTGCAGCGCCTTCTTCGCGATGAATTTCTACGACATCGGTTCGGGCGCGAAGGACGTTACGTCATCGAGCGTTCGTTTACGGAAGAATTGGTCGTTCGCCGTATTCATTCCTACTACAGGGAACTTATGACGGTTGGACGGAAGCCGATTTTGACGAAAATGCCGGGATTGGGGCTGCATGCCGACAATCGCCAGGTCGAAAGCATTGGGCAGAACGAGCAATGATTGCGCAATCAAGAAGGGGAGGCTCTTAACATGAAAGTCAAAAAAGCGATTATACCGGCAGCCGGGCTAGGGACACGATTTTTACCCGCTACGAAAGCCCAACCCAAGGAAATGCTTCCAATTGTCGATAAGCCTACCATTCAGTACATCATTGAGGAAGCAGCCGCCTCGGGCATAGAAGACATCATAATCGTAAGCGGCCGCGGCAAGAGAGCGATAGAAGATCACTTCGATAAATCCAGCGAGCTTGAAGAAACCCTTGCGGCAAAGCATAAGCATGCCGAGCTTGATACAATTCGTCGCATTAGTCAGCTCGCACATATCCATTACGTCCGTCAAGGCGAAACGAAGGGACTTGGCCATGCGATCTGGTGCGCGCGTAAATTCATTGGCAACGAACCGTTCGCCGTCCTGCTCGGCGACGATATCGTCCAATCGGAAGTTCCTTGCCTCAAACAGTTGATTCAAATTTATAACCATTTCGATTCTTCGGTCGTAGGCGTGCAGTCGGTACCGGACGAGGATTTGCCGAAGTACGGCGTCATTGATCCTAACGGTTTGGAGATTGCCCCTAACGTCATCCGCGTCGCGAATTTAATCGAGAAGCCGAATAAGCAATCGGCTCCTTCCAATTACGCCATTATGGGTAGATACGTGCTCCGGCCCGAAATCTTCGATATCTTGGGAGAGTTGGAGCCCTCGACCGGCGGCGAGATCCAATTGACCGACGGCATCCAGAAGATAAACGAGCGCCAACAGGTTCTCGCGTATAATTTCCAGGGGAAGCGTTACGATGTGGGCGACAAGCTCGGCTTTATTAAAGCCACCATCGATTTCGCCCTTCAACGCAACGAGCTTCGCCAAGACGTTTTAGATTACTTATGCGGGAAGTACGAGACCGAAATGAGTATCCAAGGGGGCAGGCATCAATGAATAAGGTAGCGGTAATTGGAACTGGTTACGTTGGACTTGTATCGGGCACTTGCTTTGCCGAAATCGGCAATGAAGTCGTCTGCTGCGACATCGATCCAATCAAGATCGAAAAGCTGAACAAAGGTATCATTCCGATTTATGAGCCCGGCCTTGGCGAGCTCATTGCTTCGAACCGGGAAGCAAACCGCCTTGTCTTCACGACCGATATTAACGGTGCCATTCAAGCCTCCGACATCGTTTTCATCGCGGTCGGCACGCCGATGTCGTCCACAGGAGAGGCCGACCTGACATACGTAAAAGCAGTTGCCCAAACGATTGGGCAAAACCTGAACAACTATAAAGTCGTCGTAACCAAGAGTACGGTTCCGGTCGGAACAGGCCGCATGATCGCGGAGATTATCGAAGGCAACCGTCCGGATCCATCGATCGCATTCGACGTCGTTTCGAATCCCGAGTTTCTGCGCGAAGGAACGGCGATTGCGGATTGCATGAATATGGAACGCGCGATCATTGGCTCGACTTCGCAAAAAGCCAGCGACATCATCGCGGAATTGCACAAACCGTTCAATACGACCGTGTTCCAAACGGATCTGGAAAGCGCCGAAATGATCAAATACGCGGCGAACGCCTTCTTGGCCACGAAAATTTCGTTTATCAACGAAATCGCGAATCTTTGCGAACGATTGGGAGCGGATGTTTCGCAGGTGTCCATCGGTGTAGGGCTCGACAGTCGGATCGGTTCCAAATTCCTACAAGCGGGCATCGGCTACGGGGGTTCTTGCTTTCCGAAGGACACGGAGGCACTGCGTTATCTGGCGTCCGCTTGCAATTACGATTTTCGCATCATCAATTCCGTCATCGGGGTCAATAATAGCCAGCGTCTCGTGATCATGGACAAATTACAAGCGGCATTGAAGGATCTGGAAGGGAAGAATATCGCGGTTCTGGGGCTCAGCTTCAAGCCCGCGACGGATGATTTGCGGTATGCGCCGTCGCTCGATCTCATTCCGCTGCTTATCGGAAACGGAGCATCCGTAAGGGCTTACGACCCGGTTTCGATGCTGGAAGCCAGCCGGCATTTGCCGGAGCAGGTAGAGTTCGGCACGGACCTTTACGATACGGTCAAGCATGCGGATGCCTGCGTCATTTTGACCGATTGGGATGAGATCAAGCAAATGGATTTCAAGCGCGTCCATCAGCTTCTCGGCCAACCGATCATCGTGGATGGTAGAAACTGTTTCACGAACGAAACGATGCAGCAGAACGGCTTCAATTATTTCAGCATCGGCCGTGCGCCCGTGCTGATAAGGCAGCAGGAAGTCGCGTATTCGTAAATTTCATAAGCGAAAAAACGACATACGCATCGGAACCGTACGGCTCTTGATGCGCATGTTAATGGACGGTCAGGACTATTCCTGACCGTCCTATTTTTATTTAATATGTTTATTTGATCATTTTGCGTATACAAACGGAGGCCTTGATTAAGCTTAATGCTGCGTTGAATACGATGGAAAGAGAATGCTTGCGTCCGATGAGGAGGCAGGTCAAGAGCGCGATGGCTTGCAAAATGTTCAAATAACCATATTAGCTCTTTAATTCATCAAGCGTTCCGCCCGGACGAAGGCAATGAATCGGCGGGCTTCCTCAGGCGTCAGCTTCCGGCCGTCGATCATCAAATCGAACTTGTTCAGCAACTCGTCGTCCGCCAGCTCCAGCTGATCGACAAACTCGCGTTCTGGCGTGCTCAGCTTGTTGTCCTGCACGGCCGTTCTGCCGACCAGATAATCCACGGAGACGTTAAACAAATCGGCGAATTTGGATAGCGTGTCGGTATCGGGCTCCCTGCGGTTTTTCTCGTAATGAGATAAAGCTGCTCTGGAAATGCCGAGCATGACGGCGGTTTGTTCTTGCGTCCATCCTCGTCTATCTCTCAAATTAGCTATGCGGTTGCCTATGTTCATACTACTCCTCCTAACCAGATCTATCAACATATTAATACGAAACGCTTACAAATGCATTCAAAGTTACAAAACGTATCGAATATAACCATTATTTACCGAAATACCGTATTGCATTCAAAAAATGAGGCGTTTCTATCGTATTTCTCTTAATTCTCATCCATAATCGCCCTAAAGTTAAGAACATGCAAAAGATCGCCCTAATCTTGCCTGTGCGCAAGATTGGAGCGATCTTCTTGAACGTGAATAAGATCACATATCTCTTACTCCTCAATCAATGCTGCGAAGACTAGAAAGCGATGGAGCATCACAGCTGCCTCGGCGCGAGTCGCGCTGCCTTTCGGATTGAACGTGCCGTTCACGTTGCCCTTTAGTATACCGGCAAGCAGCACCTGACACGTGGCATTTTCCGCTATTTTCGGAATGGAAGCGCGATCGCTGAACCGGTTCAACATAGCGGCTTCTTTACCGGTGATGTCGAGCGATTTTTCTGTGAGACCGAACGCGTTTGCAATAATGGTGACCATTTGCAATCTTGTTATCGGCGCATTCGGTTTAAACGTACTATCTTCGAAACCTTTGATTAATCCCGCCCGCACAGCAGTGCCGATAGCATCCGAATACCAATTATCGGCTGTAACGTCCGAGAACGAGGCGTCGGTTGGGCCGGGTGATAGCCCTAGGGCTCGAACGAGCATCACGACGAATTCGGCCCGCGTAATTTCCGCGTTAGGCTCAAATTTATCGATCGACACTCCCTTGAGCAGCAGCTTCGATGCAAGAAGCTCGATATCCGTTTTTGCCCAATGTTGTTCGAGATCCGCAAAACTCTTTTTGGATGCCACGACGGCATAGATACTGTTGCCTGCGCGTTTCATTTGAAATCTTATTTGGTCTTGGCCGTCTTTCCGGAAACCGGGTACAAAGACGAAAGCACCGGTTTTGGGATCATAAACGGTGGTAGAAGCGCTGCCGTTGAGCGGCGCGTTAACGACGATTGATTTGGTCACATAAGTAGTGCCGAAATCGTTGAAAGGAGCGGATTTGTCTAAATCTTCTACCGTGATTTCGAATTCATAAGCATCGCCAAGCAAGGAAATTCCTTGAGCTTCTGCTTTCTGCAACAGTTCTTCCTTTATGGCGCCGTTGACTTTCTTAATGGTAATCGTAATGTAGGTTGACTTCAGATCCATCCCGAGGTCGCCGACGATTTTCGCGATATCGAGCGAACCGAGAGGCAAATCGTAGCCCGATGTGTTCGTTACGATGGAGATAACTGCGTTGTGGTTTGTGTTGGCAGCAAGAACGTCGGCCGGAAGGCGAACCCGAACGATGTCGTCGTCACCTTCGAAGGGGAGGACGACCGTTTGGGCGGAATCACTATTCCCGGCAAGCAAACTGAATGCCTGAGTCAGCTTTTCTTTGTCGAGCGTTAGGGTCGCGACTTTGTTTCCTCCCGCGTCAGTGGAATTATGAAGCAAATAGGCTTCCTCGCCCAGTGTTACCCCGCTGTCGGTTCTATCAACGCCTTCCGAATTGAAATTCGACGCAGACGGTGACGAAGTTGGGGTAGATGAAACCTGCGGAGTAGTCACTTCCAAATTGTTTGAGAACAGATTTTGGCATGTGTCGCATCTGCCCCGTAGCTCGAACTGATAAGTCGTCGCAGCATCAAGTCCTTGGACCGTTGCTTTGGCGGCGGTAGCGTCCAGATTAATCGTTTGCTCAGAGCCGCCCGCTTTTTTGTAGTGCAGCGTGACCGTCACGGCATTGGGATTCGGCGTCCATTCAAGGTTGACGGAGTGCGAGGTCAAACTGGATGCTTCGTACCTCAAGTCGGAGACGTACGCGTCTTCTTTGGCCGCGGCAAGACCGGTCGAGGCGAACGGAAGGATGAAAATGAAAGCGAGCAAGAACAGGATCAAGTTTTTTTTCACGGGTGTGTACACCTTTCTGGATAAAGTATGTTGCTATGACGGACCGGGCTTTGCCGGCATTCACCCTCCTTCGGCAATCTCGTCCGAGTTAAAGGCTTTCGATGCAGTGATAGTCATAACTCATATTTAGTATAATATTAGATACAAAATGTATCAACATTTTTTTTGAGTTATCTCAAATAAATCCTTTAAATTTCAGGTTTTAGCGTATTGACGACAAAATGATAGCTTGAAAATCCATGGTGGTTACGTGATATGGTGAAACAAATAGTATCATTCCTCAATCAACAGTCTTTCATTCGGTAAGGGGAATGACTCTTGAAACCAAGAACCAAGTTGAAAAAGATTTTGCTAGGGGTGGGGGCTTTTTTCATACTTGCATATTTGATTGCAGGTGGATTCATTTGGTATAAGTATCATTCCGTTAAGCAAACGGCTACTACGATGTTCGAGCCAATCATCCGTCCGGTTTATGCAAGCACCTATCCTGAAGTAAAGCTCAAGTCAGCGCCGGTGAAACTGTCAGATAAAGAGCCGTTCACCGTGCCGCTGGTAGGGATAGACCATCGCGCGAATGACCATGGCCGATCCGACACCATGATCGTGCTTTCTGTTAATCCAGCCAAAAAAACGATTTTGATGTTTTAACGTTCCGTGGGACTCAAGAACGGAAATTGTCGGGCATGCCACGGTGGACAAGATCAATCATGCGTATGCTTTCGGAAATATCGAGATGGCAACTCAGACCGTGGAGCAATTCTTGGATTATTAATTACAGTATTAGTGTATTTATGGAATAATTTTGTAAAATTATCCATACGCTTGGAAGCGTTGAGGGCGACAACCTGACTGTGTTTGAATTTCGGGGCATGCATTAAA encodes:
- a CDS encoding glycosyltransferase; amino-acid sequence: MMLFQTATSLSRERFETVVISLQKGGQLAARLRDNGIKVIEIGIEGQLSWVKLFSLFRLMRKEKPHIVHAYMFHADFSSRIFGRLARVPIIISSIRNENIGGRLRERLLGVTKHMADCVTAVCKAAGERQVKQGAVSKQQLQILYNGVEMGRFAPPPSETLSHLRGELGIPARHFVYITVGRMVEQKNHLGLLESFASVVRDYPDSTLVIAGDGKLRPRIEARVTELGLQGHVRCLGVRQDIPQLLHMSDAFVLSSNWEGFPNVVLEAMASGKPVVATQTGGVAELVDDGETGYVVAPDNPAAMTAGLLKLAALSSLDRSQMGNRALVTVKERFTLERTLEQTVELYDSLLRRKGVLINLGEARTG
- a CDS encoding nitrous oxide reductase family maturation protein NosD, with protein sequence MGKRELDESPKRMNRRAFLAATGSLVAGYLLANATGVKWLNRMFGTSAEESSALAPVPTEPMARAIPAAEVADWINVKNYGAEGDNKKDDTNAIKAAIQAASKRKGAVYFPEGTYVVTQTLKISSPLSLIGAGMNASIIRMKAVNVDGILVTETSDVFISQLQVRDVKNTKGGENTGIHLRDAKNAVVEHCRIYNSDDSGIRVGYGRNSVSKGCKLLYCDVEKTNRGSGIEVIRAADTLVQGCSVRDSFQHGIRLCGASGPVVVANRTYASKFSEISIQGFGANEVVTHPVTNFMVNNNYCRGDGKNSGLTVFNSAENGTVSDNVFDNNLIGLKIYDSNGYGNRDIVFLGNTVTNNGTGVYIRGSERRLAFRQNTISDFQKSPDSTQYAYAFQIEGYGKTLDLTIENNDITNKLDANGRFQVAIGMTKLADKARVFFRNNTMRLSRSQDDRYFLFDGSGTFSNQMNGTDTNTLLPYE
- a CDS encoding nitrous oxide reductase family maturation protein NosD; translation: MSTVSWVNVKDYGAVGDGVTDDIKAIQKAIDNGTNAVVYMPAGTYAITDSIRINNPLTLMGDGKIATVISMKAQAKDGIKITNAANVTVTSLQVRDIVNPGDAESHAIILSNATNATIEHCRFQNSDDTSIRVGYNDKGVSTSCRVLFNDIENTTGGSGIEIIKADDTIIMGNRVNNSFQHGIRLDGALRATAIGNILSNNGFSDISLQSFSDGKGNVTKLTEDCVVQGNQCAGGGQANGITVFNSVRDCLVNGNLIQNNIRGIYVYDPDDNGNSDTQFTDNRIINCETGVDIRGRNSNLVFRGNVLSNMVTDTIASPTSYGFFVDAKNKKIADIVMENNVVTGTLADGSKNQAAARFKNLTDDSSIYFKYNSIGIGTPPKDGPIIIDDHNGVVFTKLGTLETNTIMKP
- a CDS encoding NAD-dependent epimerase; its protein translation is MKVIVTGAAGFIGFHVSKRLLDEGHEVVGFDNLNAYYDVKLKLARLSMLETYEKFRFVEGQLEDAVAVLKLFRFEEFERVIHLAAQAGVRYSLENPHAYVQSNLAGFTSVLEGCRQTEVPHLLYASSSSVYGANVKMPFSESDAVDHPVSLYAATKKANELMAHTYSHLYNLPTTGLRFFTVYGPWGRPDMAYYSFTEKIVRGEPIKLFNHGRMRRDFTYIDDIVEGIVRLMDQPASPDDSWRPEFPNSSSSYAPYKVYNIGNNQPVELLRFVETLENLLGVDAMKELLPMQDGDVVETFADTRAIEQAVGFKPVTSIEEGLGRFISWYRTYNADLVLGGV
- a CDS encoding glycosyltransferase family 4 protein is translated as MKVGHVCTTALSHKIMVDKLALMQAMGYNIHLISDKEGYNPELLKGKNLEVRFLHMKREIAPIADLLSIIRYAMLFRRERYDIIHTHNAKAGVVGRIAGWLSRTPVVVHTTHGLPFFEGQSAKKNKLYRWMERVGALFCHAIASQNFEDIDKVKAIARRKNVYYEGNGVDLEALDQHRQTITLSRLQALRDQWGIKPSVPVMLVGARFEKVKNHDLLLDGLHRLKQAGESFVCLLAGRGELEQSVREKIKAYSLEEQVIIIGHQLDIYAYIELCDIVVLTSEKEGIPRILMEAMAYGKPVVATDVLGTRELVKHEVTGLLTPYPDGGTIAQSLQRLLRDEFLRHRFGREGRYVIERSFTEELVVRRIHSYYRELMTVGRKPILTKMPGLGLHADNRQVESIGQNEQ
- the galU gene encoding UTP--glucose-1-phosphate uridylyltransferase GalU, coding for MKVKKAIIPAAGLGTRFLPATKAQPKEMLPIVDKPTIQYIIEEAAASGIEDIIIVSGRGKRAIEDHFDKSSELEETLAAKHKHAELDTIRRISQLAHIHYVRQGETKGLGHAIWCARKFIGNEPFAVLLGDDIVQSEVPCLKQLIQIYNHFDSSVVGVQSVPDEDLPKYGVIDPNGLEIAPNVIRVANLIEKPNKQSAPSNYAIMGRYVLRPEIFDILGELEPSTGGEIQLTDGIQKINERQQVLAYNFQGKRYDVGDKLGFIKATIDFALQRNELRQDVLDYLCGKYETEMSIQGGRHQ